The following DNA comes from Candidatus Eremiobacteraceae bacterium.
GTGCTTCGCTGCCCGCGCTCGCGCGACGCGGCGCAAGCGCAAGCGCCCGCTCGTGTCCGTGGAGATCGCGCGGCCCTTGGGCACGACGATCGTCGACGTTGCCATTTCGGCGCCTATGGAGCGGTCGAATTCATTCGACCGTGCGCTGCGTGCGCGCACGATCAACCGGCCCGCCGATAGCTCGACCGAGGCTCGACCGGCGTGAAACGTGCCGCCGCGACGGGCGTGGATCGCTGCCGCGATCGCATCGCAGTGCTCGAGCTGGAAGTCGCGCAGCGTGCCGGCGGCGCGTTTGACGGCATGGCGGATCACTCGTCGCAGCAGCGGCCGCTCGAGCCGGCGCAGCGCGGCGACGGACAGGTCTTCGCCTGAACCGTTGATGCGCGCCGTCTCCCAAGCGGCACGCGCGAGCGCGTCAAGCACGGCCCTGTCGCCGGCCAGCAACGACGCCGAGCGCGCGATCGCCTTGCCTGAGCCCGGCACGATGCGTTCGAACTCGGCCAACAGGGCGCGCAGCGCGTTGCGGCGCAGCCGAAGGTCGGCGTTGGTCTGGTCGGTGGCATGCGGCACGCCGCTTGCGCGGATGAATTCGCGCAGCTCGGCTTTTCCGTATGCGAGCAGCGGGCGCATCAGGGTGATGCCGGGCGCCAGCGTACGGCGGGGACGCATCGCAGCCAGACCGTCGAGGCCGCTGCCGCGCACCAGCGCCAGCAGCGCCGTCTCGCTCACGTCGTCGCGATGATGGCCGGTGACGATCGTCGGCGCGCCAAGCTTCCGGGCGATGCGCACCAGTTCGCGATAGCGCGCCGCGCGCGCCGCGGCCTCACGCGAGACCCCGCGCTTTGCAGCCACGACGCGGCTGACGATGACCTTGGCGCCGGCGTGGCGTGCCTGCGCGCGCACTGCGGCCACATCAGCCGCAATCGCCGCACGCGGCCGCAGCCCGTGATCGATATAGACGGCGACGACGTGCGCTTCCGGCATCGCCTCGCGCACGAGCAGCAGCGCGGCTGCGCTATCCGAGCCGCCCGAGGTGGCCACGACGACCGCGGGCGCCGCGTTCGCGCCGCTACGAGCCGCGGCGCGCGTAGCGTTCGGTTTCGCGTTTCGCGTCGCGCGCTTTGATCGTCTCGCGCTTGTCATAGTGTTTCTTGCCGCGCCCGAGTCCGAGCTCTGCCTTCACCTTGCCGCGCTTGAAATACAAGCGCAACGGCAGCAGTGCGAGCCCTTTTTCCTGCAGCGTGCCGACCAGCCGTTTGAGCTCGCGCGCGTGCAGCAGCAGCTTGCGGTCGCGCCGCGGCTCGTGCTGCGAGAAGAACGTGCCCTGCTCGTAGGGCGGGATGTGGACGTTGACCAGCCACGCTTCGCGCCCCCGCAGCTTCACGTATCCGTCGACCAGCGAAGCGCCGTTGACGCGCAGGCTCTTCACCTCGGTGCCGGTCAACGCCAGGCCGGCCTCCATCCGTTCTTCGATCTTGTAATCGTGGAAGGCGCGCCGGTTGCTCGCGATGAGCTTTTCGCCGCTGGTGTTGGCGGTCATGCGCCGCCCTTAGACCGCGATGAAGCGCGAATGGCCTTCGGCGTAGACGTTGCCGGCGCCGTCGGACAAGACGGCCTTGCCGTCCAACACGTTTGCGCGCCGGCGCTCGACGTTGCCTTCGAGCAGCAGCGGCGCGCCGGTGGGCGCCGGCTTGCGAAAACGGATCTCGAGCTTGGCGGTGACCGCACGTGCGCCCGCGGCGATCGCGGCGTGCGCCATCGCCTCATCGAGCAGCGTCGCCACGATGCCGCCGTGCAGCATGCCTGTCCAGCCGCAGAACTGCGGGTCGATCGCGACTCGGCATGTCGCTGAATCTTTGCCGTATTCGAACTTGAGGCGCAGACCGAGCGGGTTGTCTGGACCGCACGCGAAGCAGCGGCGGTCGTCCTCGAGGCGAGAGGGCGCTGTCGATGCCAGAAACGCTTCGCGCGATGCGCTCACTTGATGTCGCCGCGCTTGATCTTATCGAGCTGCGATTGCGAGAACTCGGGCGCCTCGCCGTAGACGATCGCCTCGGAGAACGCGAGCTTGGCCTCGGGCACCTTGTGCACTTTGAGGTACACCGTGCCCAGCAGCGGCAGACCGTACTGGCCCGCTTCACCGACATGGCCTTTGTCCAAGTCGATCGCCGTCTTGAGGTACTTGATGGCCGCGTCGTACTGGCCGAGATCGTCCATGATCGAGCCGAGATGATAGAACGCGTCGGGATAGTTGGGCATCAGGTTGGGCACGTCCACCAGATAGGCGAGCGCGCGATTGGGATCTTTGAGGTCGACCTGATAGATGCTCGATAGATACTCGCGCGCCAGCACGTCTTTCGGCGATGACTCGAGCGCGGCGAGGAACTCCGCCTTCGCGCGGCTGGTCGAATTGTCGCCGAGCCGGTAGATGCCCAGGCCCACGTGCGCCGCGGCCATGTGCGGATCGATCAGCAGCGCGGCGTTGAAGGCGTCGCGCGCGTCCGGGCCGCGCGCGGTCTGGAACTGCGACATGAATAGATACGTGTAGCCCAAGCGCGTCTGCGCGAGCGCGTCGCGTGGATTCTTGGCCGCATCTTCTTCTTCTTGATTGGCGAGCTCGGTCAGCGCGTCGACGCCCAGATTGCGCAGGCTGGCGTTGAGGAACGACAGCGCGAACGAGTCGGTCGGCGCGATGGCGAGCGCCGCTTCGAAATCGACGCGCGCTTTGCCGAAGTTCTTCGTGTAGAACGACGTGAGACCGTCGTTGACATGCGTCAGATACGAGCGGTTGGAATACTGGTCGCCTTGCTGCGGGGCGGCGACGCTCGGCCGCGCGGACGCCAGCACGGCGCAACAGACGGCGAGAGCGATCAAAAGAGTGCGAGGAGCGGTCATCATGCCTTTCGTTACCAGCCCGCGGCGAGGCGCTCGGCTAGTGGTTTCGGGAGACTCGCGAGCGCCATGCGCTGGCGCACGCGCTCGATATCGTAGGCCACTCGGCGGATCTCGACCGCCGCGATCGCGTCGTCATAGCATGCGAATGACGCCTGCGGGTTACGGTCGCGCGGCTGCCCTACGCTTCCCACGTTGGTGATGTAACGGAATTCGGGAACGATGTCGATTCGCCCGCCATGCAGGAGCCGCTGCTGGAACGTCCTGCCTGCCGGGTCCTGGTAGTAGACTTCCGCCACGTGGCTGTGGCCGACGAAGGTCAGGGCCTCCACGGTGGCTTCGAACGCCCGCTTGGCATCCATCACATCCATTATATAGTCGAAATGGTGGACGGGGGCCCCGTGCACCATCGCAAAGCCGTCGACCCGCCGCTCCCTGGGAAGCCCGGCGAGGTAGGCCTGGTTCTCCGGCGTGAGCTGCGAGCGGGTCCATGACATGGCCTCGCGCGCGAGGGTGTTGAAGCGCTCCGCGCCGGCGCTGCGGACCGCCGCTTCGTCGTGGTTGCCGGCGATGGACAGCGCACCGCGTTCGCGCAGGAGGTCGCAGCATTCGTTCGGGCTCGGACCGTAGCCCACGATGTCGCCCAGGCACAGCAACGCGTCGACCCCCATGGCATCGATTTCGGCGATGACCGCGTTGAGCGCCTCGAGGTTGGAGTGGATGTCGGATATGATGCCGTAACGCAGGCGGTTCGACTTCTCCGATGGGGTGGGCTTACCTCCGGACCTCGAGCTTGTCGACGACTCCCTTCACGCCTTTGACGCCGCGCGCCGCATCGACGGCGACGGTCTGGATCGCCGGTGACGGCACGTCGCCGGTCAGCGTCGCGACGCCGTTGTGCACGCCCACGCCGATCTTGAGCGCGTTCACGCCGGTCTGTCCGGCGATCGCGACATGCACTTTGGTCGCCAACGTGACGTCGTCTGCGATCTCGTTGCCGGTCGGTGCTTTGGGATTCACGACGATGTGCGCATCGACGGCTTTGACGCCATCGATCTTGCGCGTGGCCGCGATGAGCTGATCGCGTTCTTGCGCGCTGCGCACCTCGCCGCGCAGGGTCACGAGACCGGGCGAGCATTCGATCTTCACCAGCGATACGGTCGCGGGGTCGAGCGCCGTCGCCGAGGCTCGCACCTGTGTGCAGACCCACGCGTCGCCGGCGCCGCGCTCGATGGTGCGCTGTGTTTGGTCCTGGTCGCTCTTGCTGCAGGCGACGAGCGTCGCTGCCGCGAGGATCGCCGACCCGAGCAACAGGCGCCTCATTTTGATGTCCATCTTCTTCACCTCAAACTTGACGTGCGTGAAAGCGGGCTGGCGTCGATCCACGTACCGGCCTCGATCGGCCCGCTTCCCGCGGGCACGTCCACCAGCGCGTCGGCGAATCCGAGAATGTGCATCTGCGCGGACGTGCCGAGCAGCGGATCGGCTTCAAGACCGCCCTCGGCGCGCGCGAGGGCGACCGGCACCAGATGTTCGAGTTCCGGATCGAGATCGAGCCGTGCGCGCAGGCGAGCGCGCAGGGGCAACGTCTCGTCGCGCTTGTCGTAGAGCCGCAGCAAGACCGGTTTGCCCAGCGTCTCGAGCATCACGAGTGCGGAGACCGGATTGCCGGGCAGGCCTATCACCGGCATGTCGCCGACCAGCGCCAGCATCGTCGGCCGGCCAGGTTTGGCGAGCACGCCGTGCACGATGACGCCCGGCGGTCCGGCCGCGCCGACGATCTGCGGCGTGTAGTCGCGCTCGCCGACGCTGGAGCCGCCGGAGATCACCACCGCGTCGCATTCGGCGCGCGCGCGCGCGAAGGCGCGCTCGAACGCATCCTTTCGATCGGGTACTCGATCGTAGGTGCGCGGCGCGAATCCCATCGCGCGCAGCGCCGCCGCAAGCGACAGGCTGTTGATGTCGCGCACCGCTCCGGCGCGAAGGTCGTGCCCGGGCGAGACGATCTCGTCGCCGGTGACGAGCAGGCCGACGACGGGGGTCGCGAACACGACGAGCTCGGCGACGCCGGATCCCGAGAGCAATCCGACCGATGCCGGCGTCAACACGTCGCCGCGACGGCGCAGCAGGTCGCCGCAGCGCACATCAGCGCCTTGCGCCGTGATGTGGTCCTCGCTGCCTTCGCCGTCGACGACCTCGATCGCCGCGCCCAAGTCGCGGCAGTCCTCTTTCTTGACGACGCCGGTAGTGCCACGCGGCAGCCACCCGCCGGTCGGCACGCGCATCGCTTGGCCGGACTGCAGCTCGGCCGGCGGAGCCGCGGCGCCCATGAGCACTTCCCCGATGACGGTCAAGCGCACGACCGCGCGACCATCGGCACCGCGCACGTCTTGCGCGCGCACGGCGAAGCCGTCCACGCTCGAGCGCGTGAAGGGCGGCACGTCCTCGAGTGCGCGCACGTCCTCGGCCAACACCCGCCCGGCGCTGTCCGCTCCGATCGGCACGCGTTGCGTGGCCGCGGTGCGGATAGGATGCGCAAGCACGGCGCTCAGGGCGCGCGCAAGGCTGACGCGGCGCAGGGTCGGATCGACTGTGGACGTCTGGCGCCCCTCCATGCTAGGTAACGACCGCGCACGTGCGCAAGTCCTATGTTAGAAGACCCTGATTTTGCTGCGCCGCGGCGAGGCACCCTTTCGAGCGGGGCCCTCGGGCGCCGATGGAGGCCACATGTACCCGCATTCGCTTGATGATATGCTCACGCAGACGGTGCTCGCGAGCGCCTCCGACCTGCATCTGGTCGCGGGCTGCCCGCCGACCATCCGCATCAACGGCGAGCTCGGCAAGCTGAACGACGACATCCTCAAGGGTGAGGACATGGACGCGCTCATGCACTCTATCCTGACGGAAGAGCAATACGACGCGCTCGTAAAAAACCGCGAGCTCGACTCCGCATACTCATTGTCGGGCATCTCGCGCTTCCGCGTGAACATGTGTTTCGAACGCGAGCATATGAGCGGCACGTTCCGGGCGATCCCGTCCACGCCTCCCAAACTCGAAGAGATGGAGCTGCCCAAGGTCGTCACCGAGTACACGCAAAAGCCGCGCGGCTTGGTGCTTGTCACGGGCCCGACGGGCTGCGGCAAGACCACGACGCTGGCCGCGATGATCGACTACATCAACCGGAATAAAGCTCTGCGCATCGTCACCATCGAAGATCCGATCGAGTTCGAGCACCACAGCGATCAATCGGTGATCTCGCAGCGCGAGGTCGGCAAAGACACGAAAAGCGAGCA
Coding sequences within:
- the smpB gene encoding SsrA-binding protein SmpB, with the protein product MTANTSGEKLIASNRRAFHDYKIEERMEAGLALTGTEVKSLRVNGASLVDGYVKLRGREAWLVNVHIPPYEQGTFFSQHEPRRDRKLLLHARELKRLVGTLQEKGLALLPLRLYFKRGKVKAELGLGRGKKHYDKRETIKARDAKRETERYARRGS
- the tilS gene encoding tRNA lysidine(34) synthetase TilS — translated: MATSGGSDSAAALLLVREAMPEAHVVAVYIDHGLRPRAAIAADVAAVRAQARHAGAKVIVSRVVAAKRGVSREAAARAARYRELVRIARKLGAPTIVTGHHRDDVSETALLALVRGSGLDGLAAMRPRRTLAPGITLMRPLLAYGKAELREFIRASGVPHATDQTNADLRLRRNALRALLAEFERIVPGSGKAIARSASLLAGDRAVLDALARAAWETARINGSGEDLSVAALRRLERPLLRRVIRHAVKRAAGTLRDFQLEHCDAIAAAIHARRGGTFHAGRASVELSAGRLIVRARSARSNEFDRSIGAEMATSTIVVPKGRAISTDTSGRLRLRRVARARAAKHAMLLDESAFSTGTRLTVRAPREGDTCVPSGRSRPVSLARFLAKAGVPKHRRASVPLLCLGTRIVAAIGVRVMEPFVARGDRALAVLWGGSH
- a CDS encoding tetratricopeptide repeat protein; amino-acid sequence: MMTAPRTLLIALAVCCAVLASARPSVAAPQQGDQYSNRSYLTHVNDGLTSFYTKNFGKARVDFEAALAIAPTDSFALSFLNASLRNLGVDALTELANQEEEDAAKNPRDALAQTRLGYTYLFMSQFQTARGPDARDAFNAALLIDPHMAAAHVGLGIYRLGDNSTSRAKAEFLAALESSPKDVLAREYLSSIYQVDLKDPNRALAYLVDVPNLMPNYPDAFYHLGSIMDDLGQYDAAIKYLKTAIDLDKGHVGEAGQYGLPLLGTVYLKVHKVPEAKLAFSEAIVYGEAPEFSQSQLDKIKRGDIK
- a CDS encoding type IV pilus twitching motility protein PilT, which produces MYPHSLDDMLTQTVLASASDLHLVAGCPPTIRINGELGKLNDDILKGEDMDALMHSILTEEQYDALVKNRELDSAYSLSGISRFRVNMCFEREHMSGTFRAIPSTPPKLEEMELPKVVTEYTQKPRGLVLVTGPTGCGKTTTLAAMIDYINRNKALRIVTIEDPIEFEHHSDQSVISQREVGKDTKSEQAALRSALRQDPDVILVGEMRDLDTIKLAMTAAETGHLVFGTLHVTTAPESINRIIDVFPVDQQEQIRVQLAGSFEAVFTQCLIPRASGTGRICAMEVLLGTPAVRNLIRENKPSQMMTAMQTGTQLGMQSLEKHLAELVTAGKITRDSAIEASSHPEELRRVLGSGPAAPRFPTHETAMPTAQRP
- a CDS encoding metallophosphoesterase family protein encodes the protein MRYGIISDIHSNLEALNAVIAEIDAMGVDALLCLGDIVGYGPSPNECCDLLRERGALSIAGNHDEAAVRSAGAERFNTLAREAMSWTRSQLTPENQAYLAGLPRERRVDGFAMVHGAPVHHFDYIMDVMDAKRAFEATVEALTFVGHSHVAEVYYQDPAGRTFQQRLLHGGRIDIVPEFRYITNVGSVGQPRDRNPQASFACYDDAIAAVEIRRVAYDIERVRQRMALASLPKPLAERLAAGW
- a CDS encoding molybdopterin molybdotransferase MoeA, which encodes MEGRQTSTVDPTLRRVSLARALSAVLAHPIRTAATQRVPIGADSAGRVLAEDVRALEDVPPFTRSSVDGFAVRAQDVRGADGRAVVRLTVIGEVLMGAAAPPAELQSGQAMRVPTGGWLPRGTTGVVKKEDCRDLGAAIEVVDGEGSEDHITAQGADVRCGDLLRRRGDVLTPASVGLLSGSGVAELVVFATPVVGLLVTGDEIVSPGHDLRAGAVRDINSLSLAAALRAMGFAPRTYDRVPDRKDAFERAFARARAECDAVVISGGSSVGERDYTPQIVGAAGPPGVIVHGVLAKPGRPTMLALVGDMPVIGLPGNPVSALVMLETLGKPVLLRLYDKRDETLPLRARLRARLDLDPELEHLVPVALARAEGGLEADPLLGTSAQMHILGFADALVDVPAGSGPIEAGTWIDASPLSRTSSLR
- a CDS encoding PaaI family thioesterase yields the protein MSASREAFLASTAPSRLEDDRRCFACGPDNPLGLRLKFEYGKDSATCRVAIDPQFCGWTGMLHGGIVATLLDEAMAHAAIAAGARAVTAKLEIRFRKPAPTGAPLLLEGNVERRRANVLDGKAVLSDGAGNVYAEGHSRFIAV
- a CDS encoding BON domain-containing protein, with amino-acid sequence MRRLLLGSAILAAATLVACSKSDQDQTQRTIERGAGDAWVCTQVRASATALDPATVSLVKIECSPGLVTLRGEVRSAQERDQLIAATRKIDGVKAVDAHIVVNPKAPTGNEIADDVTLATKVHVAIAGQTGVNALKIGVGVHNGVATLTGDVPSPAIQTVAVDAARGVKGVKGVVDKLEVRR